A single window of Rhipicephalus microplus isolate Deutch F79 chromosome 5, USDA_Rmic, whole genome shotgun sequence DNA harbors:
- the LOC119173845 gene encoding uncharacterized protein LOC119173845, producing MARAVLFVLAVIVAALDVEAAVLKDGPRTARSSADVRAAEAARRERLVDEIRRQQELLELSADHLGDDTEEHRFRRLLEKFVYALNVRTIVGAIRDTITGEITPAHIIEKTHEILGEASSLAVGIVQFLKNMGPLTFKIFMHRILTGEEV from the exons ATGGCTCGAGCAGTACTTTTCGTCCTTGCGGTTATCGTTGCCGCCCTGGACGTTGAAGCAG CCGTGCTGAAGGACGGTCCGCGCACCGCGAGGTCATCGGCCGACGTACGGGCGGCAGAGGCGGCACGTCGCGAACGCCTGGTGGACGAGATCCGTCGGCAGCAAGAGCTGCTCGAGCTGTCGGCCGACCACCTGGGGGACGACACCGAGGAGCACCGCTTCCGCAGGCTGCTCGAGAAGTTTGTGTACGCGCTCAACGTGCGGACCATCGTCGGTGCCATTCGCGACACC ATTACCGGAGAAATCACGCCTGCCCACATAATCGAGAAGACTCACGAAATTCTCGGCGAGGCATCATCG CTCGCCGTCGGCATTGTCCAGTTTCTGAAGAACATGGGGCCCCTGACCTTCAAAATTTTCATGCACAGAATTTTAACTGGTGAAGAAGTTTAA